AAACCGGAAGAATTTGAATTCAGTGATGTTGAAGAGATCAACTTGGGTCCAGTTATCCTGATGGTATTTCTATTGGCAGTTGCCATCGACTGGACAGTTGGCCGTTACCGGACACACCCCTACAGAAGGAGGATCGGTTGGGCCCATCTAGTAACATTCATGATCTTCATGGCCATTATTTATACCCATCATGCATCACTGGAGTTCAATGAAGAAGGCCCAGTATATGAGAATGATGGTGATGAGGATACTGAGGAGAACTTCCTATTCTATCTGTTTGTTCTCCTGGTATTTATCTGTGGACTGGCCAGTGACTGGTGTTTCAGTTGCAGCACTAAGAAGCCAGAGCTTCCCAATGAAATTGCTACAGACACTGAAGGAGAAGCGCCAAATTCCTTGGAAAGAGAGACTGAGAATCTTTTAGGTACGTTCTCTGTAAATCTCTTTCTTCTGCACTGTGCGTAATGGAAATATGTTCCCCTATAGAACTCTAGCCCTGCCCGGCTTCCCTATATCCCATTATGTACTCTATTATGTCCCTTTCTGCCCCTTTTTGCCTGAGAACGCTGTGTtcattgtgcattttattttgtgtttcagaTGCAGAAAGCACAGAGATCTCAGTGGATGTGCAATCTACTACTGTAAGTACATgggatttatttttgttattgaaATTAGAAATTAGATGTTTTCCCCATAAATTTAAAGAAGCCAACACCAGTATAATGTGCTAATCCCATGAAATTGCTGTTTTTTGATTGACAAATTCCCAGAAAATTAGTTGTGCAGTTGGGAATCCCAGTCAGCATTCCTGCCAATCAGACCTTTCCACTGatctttatttatttctctttacaGGACTGCATAGGCCCGATCACTGCTGTCTCATTAGAGACTGAGTATCTGCCAACAGACTCGGATACAAGACCAGGCAGTGTCAATCTATTAGAGACTGAGTATCCATCGGAAGAGTTGGATACAGCAACAAACAGAGATGATTCTGCAGATGAGTTTGAGTCGGCTCAAAGTACAGAAAGTGCCAGTATCTACACTACCCCGACTCTCCCACAATCCCTTACTCCTGCTCATCCCGCCCAGAAGGAGGCGCTGGCAGAGAGAGCAGAGACTGGCAGTGTAGATGCCTCTCAGGAGCTCCCCGACTCTGTGTAAGTGAAAATGTTACTGGTACCAGTACTTTAACATATGAGAATATTGACTGATGTGCTTTGTTGTGCTATGGGGGAACCTCAAACACAGGTTATATCTAGAGATTTATAACAACATTTAACCCATTAATATACAATCCTGATACCAATGTTCTGCTGGTGTTCCCTTTATAAACTCAGTGTTGCTTTCCCATGAGAAGGCCATGTTGGATTGTGCTGCAGCAGTGCCAGTGGGAAACCTGTAGGAGTAAACCTTACATCAGTGGTACCCAgagtttgtcaccctgtgatctactcttgccacctgggctccatcatgagatctactttaataaaaatagttgatgtttaatacctaaatacacataacaatatatataaacgcagtgtcaaattcacatttaatgcccacataacattatacaaGTGTCAACACAGCAGTATGGCTGCAGTCAAAAGCTCTGTTATGTTGGGGGAAAAAGgagtggtgggatggcataatgCCTTGTGGTCTACCAAAAACTTTAACATAATCTACTGGTAGACCACGATCTACCTCTTGGGTTCCCCCTGCCTTACATTCTTGTTTATTATCTTTCAGCCGTCAGACCTCTCCCATCTCTCTTGATGACTTTGAATTCAAAAGATGGCTTGGGAGCGGATCCTTCGGACAGGTGAGTTACTCACCCCTAGTTACAATTAGACTTTTTATTAGAATTTTCAGAGAAATGTAAGCCTGTCGCTCTCATTCCAGGTCTTCCAGGCAGAACAAAAGAACACAGGGAAGATGCTCGCCATTAAACGCATTAACAAGATTGAGTCGTCTGAAAATGATATGATCGAAAAGTgagtaatattttcttttttttaaacgtggggctgatttactaacataggagCTAAACTGCACTTGTGCACTTGCTCATTCtatccaatcagatatttgctttctttttcagactgatttaacctaatttttaattaattgctaTGGGATCTTTGGCTTCTGTTTCAGGGTTTTCCTGGAGAGAGACATATTAAGGATAGCGAGGGACTCGAGAGACCCTTTCCTTGTGAACCTATTCTGCGCTTTCCAGAGCGAGCATCAAGTCTACTTAGCGATGGAATTCGTTGGCGGAGGCACCTTACAGTACCATCTGAAATATGGTGCACTCCCCCATTCCAAAACTTTGTAAGTATTACTGGGTGAGTTTTGGTGCCTCCCACATTGTCAGAATGGCAGTCAGTGATGGGCAAAGCGGGGCAATTTGTATGAGGCGGGGGTAATTAGGGGCTATAGGCCTTTTCTCTACCAGGAAATCTCCACTGGGATCATTTAATTTCTGTACTTTCTCACTGTCCCTGGCATTTGCTTAAGGAATGAGGTGGCTAAACCTGAATATTTAGAACAGCCATATTGTGTTCTTATATATACATGGGGCTGCATGTGTAAAGCGAGTGttatgtgtttcttttcacaggtTCTATTCTGCATGCATTGTCCAAGGGATCAAGTTCTTACACGACCACGGAATTGTCCACCGGTAAGCACT
This sequence is a window from Xenopus tropicalis strain Nigerian chromosome 2, UCB_Xtro_10.0, whole genome shotgun sequence. Protein-coding genes within it:
- the LOC116408603 gene encoding serine/threonine-protein kinase N1-like — encoded protein: MHFQPYIAFFILFEQFLYSSDRSSLTQTEILKPEEFEFSDVEEINLGPVILMVFLLAVAIDWTVGRYRTHPYRRRIGWAHLVTFMIFMAIIYTHHASLEFNEEGPVYENDGDEDTEENFLFYLFVLLVFICGLASDWCFSCSTKKPELPNEIATDTEGEAPNSLERETENLLDAESTEISVDVQSTTDCIGPITAVSLETEYLPTDSDTRPGSVNLLETEYPSEELDTATNRDDSADEFESAQSTESASIYTTPTLPQSLTPAHPAQKEALAERAETGSVDASQELPDSVRQTSPISLDDFEFKRWLGSGSFGQVFQAEQKNTGKMLAIKRINKIESSENDMIEKVFLERDILRIARDSRDPFLVNLFCAFQSEHQVYLAMEFVGGGTLQYHLKYGALPHSKTLFYSACIVQGIKFLHDHGIVHRDLKPDNIVLDSAGYAKVTDFGLCKTGIDCTSEMTGRYGNSFYCAPEILKEESYNRTVDWWSLGVIIYEMAVGEMPFDGDDEDELCDAIINTEPDYPTLLNGKTALIIRKLLYKNPKFRLGSARNDGEEVQNFCYFETIDWKALMDKRLKAPFQPGNNFGVSKRRGGRVTTPLYFIHPTDPTVQAAFSTFDELPVDIP